From the Terriglobia bacterium genome, one window contains:
- a CDS encoding DUF5009 domain-containing protein: protein MSERSAGFPRLVALDAFRGATMALMVLVNNAGDGHNVYGPLRHSEWNGWTITDVVFPAFLW, encoded by the coding sequence GTGAGCGAACGATCCGCAGGCTTTCCCCGGCTTGTTGCTCTGGACGCGTTTCGCGGCGCGACGATGGCGCTCATGGTTCTCGTCAACAATGCGGGTGACGGACACAACGTCTACGGCCCTCTGCGCCACTCCGAGTGGAACGGCTGGACGATCACGGATGTCGTTTTTCCGGCGTTTCTCTGGAT